A window of the Parabacteroides merdae ATCC 43184 genome harbors these coding sequences:
- a CDS encoding HepT-like ribonuclease domain-containing protein has product MYKIQTPDDFLSTPWRMTIFDSCVMRLQTIGEYVKKIDDKTNKQLLPKYPQVPWVKVIGQRNIISHEYSAVDEEKIFITIKKHLPPLKSTVLLIIKDIEKDLDSQE; this is encoded by the coding sequence ATGTATAAAATACAAACACCGGACGACTTCCTTTCCACACCTTGGAGAATGACCATATTTGATTCCTGTGTCATGCGCTTACAGACAATCGGTGAATACGTCAAGAAAATAGACGATAAAACAAATAAACAGTTACTACCTAAATATCCCCAAGTACCTTGGGTTAAGGTGATAGGACAGCGTAATATCATTTCGCACGAATACTCTGCTGTTGATGAGGAAAAGATATTCATTACAATTAAGAAACATCTCCCACCCCTAAAAAGCACCGTCTTACTTATTATAAAAGATATAGAAAAGGATTTGGATAGCCAGGAATAA
- a CDS encoding nucleotidyltransferase family protein: MKDYRYYITLLKQFKSKFADKYGILKIGIFGSVVRGEQTEKSDLEKRCGCPIDLIRLRKSLRPLLLDKILKEGIYA, from the coding sequence ATGAAAGATTACAGATATTATATTACTTTGCTAAAACAATTCAAATCCAAATTTGCCGATAAATACGGTATCCTCAAAATCGGCATCTTCGGATCAGTTGTTCGTGGAGAACAAACAGAGAAAAGTGATTTGGAAAAACGGTGTGGCTGCCCGATCGACCTGATTCGCTTGCGTAAAAGTTTAAGGCCTCTGTTACTGGATAAGATACTAAAGGAGGGTATTTATGCATAA
- a CDS encoding glycosyl hydrolase 2 galactose-binding domain-containing protein: MKTLDKQKKNVLTLCGAAMASLLLWGCGGTNPTAESFERSDYYTRGIGQYPGDPKEDFSPSLAPDPSTYRNIARLRSAFASSSHDYNLVAQLATDGIVTDEQPQYLNLSTPDGDVPRREREWMIDEGPYSRNTFPGEDTYFRFTLANYSKAAGKLSLVGTVVYDDKVSKGGYEIICQGSNDGKNWTEIGKLSGSGLPGQAVSGRVVVTDPNKQTGETTMPVRKLNETITFNSENAYSDYRVLLKMAGAHDWVFTEANFMDKDGGLVEMKPSQFFNSAWMSATGGEEWLYVDLGSMSEFDKVVLHWINKAVKGKVQVSDDAKLWKDAAELPGGDGLIDEIALNGKQNARYVRVLMQQPANDSRYILSEVEVMGKGGLVAQPVAPPPASKGKIILSGGNWELQRASEVTASGEEISTLGYKPENWIVATVPGTVLSSYKNIGAIADPNYADNQLQVSESFFWSNFWYRDEFEVPEGFKQDRLFLNFDGINWKANVFLNGKKLGRIEGAFMRGKFDVTDLVVPGKNVVAVEIIRNNHIGAIKEKNKQSTDFNGGILGADNPTFHATIGWDWIPTVRGRNIGIWNDVFLTSTGKVTVADPLVTSVLPLPDTTSATLTAEVIVKNHDANTVNGTLEGKVGDITFQQPVSLAAGEEKTVVFDVKDFPQLKMENPRLWWPKGYGAPNLYDANFTFKVDDKVSDAKDFKVGIRQMTFNEDNHILSLFINGRRFIGRGGNWGFGESNLNYRGREYDIAVAYHADMNFTMMRNWVGMIGDEELYEACDRHGIMIWQDFWLANPADGPDPYYPEMFIANAEDYVKRIRSHASIGLYCGRNEGFPPEQIDKALRRIIKEDHPDIHYISSSADDVVSGHGPYRMLPAKEYFTLKTGNDKFHSERGMPNVMTYESMLRTFSPEGIWPQDNEWGMHDYTREGAQGCTSFNEIIAKGYGEPQSAKEFACLAQWVNYDGHRSLFESRSQNRKGLLMWMSHSCWPSMVWQTYDYYFEPTAAYFAIKKASEPLHIQWNPATDEVEVVNYSAGTHKGLTAKVQVLNMDASVAWEKEATVDSNEDTTDKCIKLEFPENLSKVHFIKMTLTEDGKVVSDNFYHRSLEENNYQDLCQLAKVALQSATTVDKNADGTWSAVSVIENKTSTPALMIRLNVVGGKDDQQILPVFYSDNYFSLLPGEKKEVRMSWRDEDTRGNEGKVLITGYNVE; the protein is encoded by the coding sequence ATGAAGACTTTGGATAAACAGAAAAAGAACGTCCTTACCCTTTGTGGGGCGGCGATGGCATCGTTGCTTCTTTGGGGATGTGGCGGAACAAACCCTACGGCCGAATCTTTCGAACGGTCTGATTATTATACGCGTGGTATCGGACAGTATCCGGGTGACCCGAAGGAGGATTTCTCGCCTTCTCTGGCTCCGGATCCTTCCACTTACCGTAACATTGCCCGGTTGCGATCGGCTTTTGCCTCTTCCAGTCATGACTATAACCTGGTGGCGCAGTTGGCGACAGACGGCATCGTGACGGACGAGCAGCCGCAGTATCTGAACTTGTCTACGCCCGATGGAGACGTTCCGAGACGCGAACGCGAATGGATGATCGACGAAGGGCCGTATTCACGGAATACTTTTCCCGGCGAAGATACCTATTTCCGGTTTACGCTGGCAAACTATAGCAAAGCGGCCGGCAAACTGTCGCTGGTAGGAACGGTCGTGTATGACGATAAAGTGTCGAAAGGCGGCTACGAGATCATCTGCCAGGGTTCCAATGACGGAAAGAACTGGACGGAAATCGGCAAACTGAGCGGTAGCGGTCTGCCCGGTCAGGCAGTCTCCGGACGGGTGGTGGTGACCGACCCGAACAAACAGACGGGCGAAACAACCATGCCGGTCCGCAAACTGAATGAAACGATTACTTTCAATTCCGAAAACGCCTACTCCGATTACCGCGTGCTGCTGAAGATGGCAGGCGCACACGATTGGGTGTTTACGGAAGCTAATTTCATGGATAAGGACGGTGGTTTAGTGGAAATGAAACCGTCCCAGTTCTTCAACAGTGCCTGGATGAGTGCTACTGGGGGTGAAGAATGGTTGTATGTGGATCTCGGCAGCATGTCGGAGTTCGATAAGGTCGTGTTGCACTGGATCAACAAAGCCGTCAAAGGAAAAGTGCAGGTGTCGGATGATGCCAAGCTGTGGAAAGACGCAGCCGAACTGCCGGGCGGTGACGGCCTGATAGATGAAATCGCATTGAACGGCAAACAGAATGCCCGCTATGTGCGTGTCCTGATGCAACAGCCGGCGAACGATAGCCGTTATATCCTGAGCGAAGTGGAAGTAATGGGTAAAGGCGGATTAGTGGCTCAGCCTGTGGCTCCTCCTCCTGCTTCGAAGGGAAAGATCATCTTGTCCGGCGGCAACTGGGAGCTGCAACGTGCTTCTGAAGTGACTGCTTCGGGTGAAGAAATATCTACTCTGGGCTACAAGCCAGAGAACTGGATCGTGGCGACAGTGCCGGGAACGGTATTGAGCAGTTATAAGAACATCGGGGCAATCGCCGATCCGAACTATGCGGACAACCAGTTGCAGGTGTCCGAATCGTTCTTCTGGTCGAACTTCTGGTATCGTGACGAGTTCGAAGTGCCGGAAGGATTCAAGCAGGACCGCCTGTTCCTGAACTTCGACGGGATCAACTGGAAAGCGAATGTCTTTCTGAACGGAAAGAAACTGGGCCGTATCGAAGGCGCCTTTATGCGAGGCAAGTTCGATGTGACGGATCTGGTTGTTCCGGGTAAGAACGTGGTGGCTGTAGAGATCATCCGGAATAACCATATCGGGGCGATCAAGGAAAAGAACAAGCAGAGCACGGACTTCAACGGCGGAATCTTAGGGGCTGATAACCCGACCTTCCACGCGACGATCGGTTGGGACTGGATTCCGACGGTTCGCGGCCGCAATATCGGTATCTGGAACGATGTCTTCCTGACCTCAACCGGAAAGGTGACGGTTGCCGATCCGCTTGTTACGTCTGTCCTGCCGTTGCCCGATACGACTTCCGCTACGTTGACAGCCGAGGTGATCGTGAAGAACCACGATGCCAATACGGTAAACGGTACGTTGGAAGGCAAGGTAGGAGATATCACATTCCAGCAACCTGTTTCCCTGGCGGCGGGAGAAGAGAAGACAGTCGTTTTCGATGTCAAGGACTTCCCGCAACTGAAGATGGAAAACCCGCGCTTGTGGTGGCCTAAAGGTTACGGCGCGCCGAACCTCTACGATGCCAACTTCACCTTCAAAGTGGATGATAAGGTTTCGGATGCGAAAGACTTCAAAGTCGGTATCCGCCAGATGACATTCAATGAGGACAATCATATTCTGAGCCTCTTTATCAATGGCCGTCGCTTTATCGGCCGGGGCGGTAACTGGGGCTTCGGTGAATCGAATTTGAACTATCGCGGTCGCGAATATGATATTGCCGTGGCTTACCATGCCGATATGAACTTTACGATGATGCGTAACTGGGTCGGCATGATCGGCGACGAGGAGCTTTATGAGGCTTGCGACCGCCACGGTATCATGATCTGGCAGGACTTCTGGCTGGCTAACCCGGCCGACGGACCCGATCCGTATTATCCGGAAATGTTTATCGCCAATGCGGAAGATTATGTGAAACGGATTCGCAGCCATGCGTCTATCGGCCTTTACTGCGGACGTAACGAAGGTTTTCCGCCCGAACAGATCGACAAGGCGTTGCGCCGTATCATCAAGGAAGACCATCCGGATATCCATTATATTTCCAGCTCGGCCGATGATGTGGTGAGCGGCCACGGCCCGTACCGTATGCTTCCGGCAAAAGAATATTTCACGCTGAAGACCGGCAACGATAAGTTCCATAGCGAACGAGGCATGCCGAACGTCATGACCTACGAAAGCATGCTCCGCACCTTCTCGCCGGAAGGAATCTGGCCGCAGGATAACGAATGGGGGATGCATGACTATACCCGCGAAGGGGCACAGGGCTGCACCTCTTTCAACGAGATCATCGCGAAAGGATATGGCGAACCGCAGAGTGCGAAAGAGTTTGCCTGCCTGGCACAGTGGGTGAACTACGACGGCCACCGCAGCCTGTTCGAGTCCAGAAGCCAGAACCGCAAAGGTCTGCTGATGTGGATGAGCCATTCCTGTTGGCCTTCAATGGTATGGCAGACGTATGATTATTATTTCGAGCCGACTGCCGCCTATTTTGCTATCAAGAAGGCTTCCGAGCCGCTGCATATCCAGTGGAATCCGGCAACGGACGAGGTAGAAGTGGTCAACTACAGCGCTGGCACGCATAAAGGTCTGACGGCAAAAGTACAGGTTCTGAATATGGATGCATCCGTAGCCTGGGAAAAAGAAGCGACTGTCGATAGCAATGAAGATACGACCGATAAGTGCATCAAGTTGGAATTCCCGGAGAACTTGTCGAAGGTCCATTTCATCAAGATGACGCTGACCGAAGATGGCAAAGTCGTTTCCGACAACTTCTATCACAGAAGTTTGGAAGAAAACAACTACCAGGATTTGTGCCAGTTGGCAAAGGTTGCTTTGCAGTCCGCAACAACCGTGGATAAAAATGCAGACGGAACCTGGAGTGCCGTGTCTGTTATCGAGAACAAGACGTCTACACCGGCTTTGATGATCCGCCTCAATGTTGTAGGTGGTAAAGACGACCAGCAGATTCTACCGGTATTTTATTCCGACAACTATTTCTCTTTGCTTCCGGGTGAAAAGAAGGAAGTACGTATGAGCTGGAGAGATGAAGATACCAGAGGTAATGAAGGCAAGGTCTTAATTACCGGATATAACGTGGAATAA
- a CDS encoding sensor histidine kinase gives MGKRIKLIYILSLFSALMAISVQAYWLYNQYRYEVERYADEIAADVLRVGDEEFAERRKMAIGDDTSYIIDRSSRTQSGTSTIRNVQTQLCFDFKTDVLVDSIIGGQLNMTKLNLSFDATLPEDSIIHGVERNVVNYYIPFQVERLDSLLRARLSQYDFQIAFLPEGDTLSRFNSWKILPEHLFPPCLGVKYRYAPLERKGVMIEVGFPINPLLKRMVGQLILSLFLILLLLSCLGLQINTILKQYKLGEMRESFVHTMIHELRRPVQTLKMCVSFLNDKEMRTDEAACDGIVQDALFELDNLSAYLEKLKNMVSADGSATLLHPILFNLQELVEKVIRLVHIPSGKQVAFSTAFPPDLPLVTADPVHIANILSNLIENAIKYSGSGVNIRVVVIRNDKLIELTVTDDGVGISADEQTKVFEKFYRSVHLPDKQIPGLGLGLSYVRQIAEAHHGQVSLRSEVGKGTEVTVGLPI, from the coding sequence ATGGGAAAGCGGATCAAACTGATTTATATATTATCGTTATTCTCAGCTTTAATGGCGATAAGCGTGCAGGCCTATTGGCTCTATAATCAGTATCGTTATGAAGTGGAGCGATATGCTGATGAAATTGCCGCCGATGTATTGCGTGTCGGAGATGAAGAGTTTGCCGAGCGCCGGAAAATGGCGATAGGTGATGATACTTCTTATATAATAGATCGTAGTTCGCGTACTCAATCCGGAACTTCCACTATCAGGAATGTGCAGACACAACTTTGTTTTGATTTTAAAACGGATGTCTTGGTCGATTCGATAATTGGCGGTCAACTGAATATGACAAAACTAAACCTCTCGTTTGATGCGACCTTACCGGAAGACAGCATTATTCATGGTGTGGAACGAAATGTCGTTAATTACTATATTCCTTTCCAGGTTGAACGTTTAGATAGTCTGCTTCGGGCGCGCTTGTCGCAATACGATTTCCAGATCGCTTTTTTGCCGGAAGGAGATACATTGAGCCGTTTCAATTCTTGGAAAATTTTACCGGAACATCTGTTCCCGCCTTGCTTGGGAGTTAAATACCGGTATGCTCCGTTGGAGCGGAAAGGGGTGATGATAGAAGTCGGTTTCCCGATAAACCCTCTTCTGAAGCGGATGGTGGGACAACTGATTTTGAGTCTGTTTCTGATCCTGTTGCTGCTTTCCTGCTTGGGTTTGCAAATTAATACGATACTTAAACAGTATAAGCTTGGCGAAATGCGTGAAAGTTTTGTTCATACGATGATTCATGAATTGAGACGTCCGGTACAGACTTTGAAAATGTGTGTCTCTTTCTTGAATGATAAAGAGATGCGCACGGATGAGGCTGCCTGCGACGGTATTGTCCAGGACGCCTTGTTTGAGCTGGACAATCTTTCCGCTTATCTGGAGAAACTGAAAAATATGGTGAGTGCCGACGGTAGTGCGACACTGCTGCATCCCATTCTGTTCAATTTGCAAGAGTTGGTTGAAAAGGTGATCCGTTTAGTTCATATTCCATCTGGAAAACAGGTTGCTTTTTCTACTGCTTTTCCACCTGATCTCCCATTGGTTACAGCTGATCCTGTGCATATTGCCAATATTCTGAGTAACCTGATAGAGAATGCGATTAAATATTCCGGCTCTGGAGTCAATATCCGCGTAGTCGTTATCCGGAATGACAAGCTGATAGAACTGACCGTAACTGATGATGGCGTTGGTATTTCTGCCGACGAACAGACGAAAGTCTTCGAGAAATTCTATCGCTCCGTCCATTTACCGGATAAGCAAATTCCTGGATTGGGACTGGGATTGAGTTATGTACGTCAGATAGCCGAAGCCCATCATGGGCAGGTCTCGCTTCGTAGTGAAGTGGGAAAGGGCACGGAAGTAACAGTAGGATTACCGATATAA
- a CDS encoding response regulator transcription factor, with protein sequence MATPLKILFADDDLKYSLLLKRFLEKEGYDVAYTGNGMMVLEQFPVVKPDLVLLDINMPGLNGFEVAEKIRENDRHVLIFFLSDRSDKNDRLKGFSLKGNDYLAKPFYPEELLARIKERFEVNPDVKVEEEIYHFANTVFDYSTNEIRTGNSKTLVTSRQAEILRILARNPNVAIDREIILSAVWGNVSYANSLALNVQVTYLRKALRNDPLTSIVSLTKKGYMLKG encoded by the coding sequence ATGGCGACACCATTAAAAATACTTTTTGCAGATGATGATCTGAAATATTCACTTCTTCTCAAACGTTTTCTTGAAAAAGAAGGGTATGATGTGGCTTATACCGGAAACGGGATGATGGTTCTCGAACAATTTCCGGTTGTTAAGCCTGATCTTGTCCTTTTGGATATCAATATGCCGGGTTTGAATGGTTTTGAGGTCGCAGAAAAGATACGGGAAAACGATCGCCATGTCCTGATCTTTTTCCTTTCCGACCGTTCGGACAAAAACGACCGCCTGAAAGGCTTCAGCCTCAAAGGAAATGACTATCTTGCCAAGCCTTTCTATCCGGAAGAGCTGCTGGCGCGGATCAAAGAGCGGTTTGAAGTGAATCCCGATGTGAAAGTCGAAGAAGAAATCTATCATTTCGCTAATACCGTGTTTGACTATTCCACAAATGAAATCCGTACAGGCAACAGCAAGACGTTGGTCACTTCCCGTCAGGCAGAAATTCTTCGTATCCTCGCCCGTAATCCAAATGTTGCGATCGACCGTGAAATCATCCTATCTGCTGTATGGGGAAATGTCTCTTATGCCAACTCCCTGGCTTTGAATGTGCAGGTCACTTATCTTCGCAAAGCCTTGCGTAACGACCCTTTGACCAGTATCGTTTCCCTTACAAAAAAAGGCTATATGCTGAAAGGATAA
- a CDS encoding DUF4254 domain-containing protein has product MSFSEKSCLVFEQATKAYHITDHIDATVHNPYEVKSIEFYLYLKNWIDAVQWHMEDIIRNPAIEPTEGLVIKRRIDKSNQDRTDLVELIDSFFLDQYKNVKVLPNATINTESPAWAIDRLSILILKIYHMQQEVDRSDATPEHKGKCEEKLRILLEQKKDLCVALDQLLADIGAGRKYMKVYKQMKMYNDPALNPVLYGKK; this is encoded by the coding sequence ATGAGTTTCAGCGAAAAGTCTTGCCTGGTATTTGAACAGGCTACGAAGGCATATCATATCACCGATCATATAGATGCCACGGTACATAATCCTTATGAGGTGAAGAGTATAGAGTTCTATCTGTATTTGAAGAATTGGATTGATGCTGTGCAATGGCATATGGAAGATATTATCCGCAATCCGGCTATTGAGCCGACTGAAGGATTGGTGATCAAACGACGGATTGACAAATCCAATCAAGATCGTACGGATCTGGTTGAGTTAATTGACAGTTTCTTTTTGGATCAGTATAAAAATGTGAAAGTCTTACCGAATGCAACGATCAATACAGAGAGCCCAGCATGGGCGATTGATCGATTGTCCATCTTGATCCTGAAGATTTATCATATGCAACAGGAGGTAGATCGTTCGGATGCGACTCCTGAGCATAAGGGAAAATGTGAAGAAAAATTGCGTATACTTTTGGAACAAAAAAAGGATTTATGCGTGGCATTGGATCAGTTATTGGCAGATATCGGTGCTGGACGTAAATATATGAAAGTCTATAAACAAATGAAGATGTATAATGATCCGGCCTTGAACCCAGTATTGTACGGTAAAAAATAA
- a CDS encoding glycosyltransferase family 9 protein has protein sequence MAKVLVIRLSAIGDVAMTVPVIYSAAKANPEDSFTVLTQAFLMPLFMNRPPNVEVIGINTKGAEKGLIGLLKFISALLKFDFDVILDLHNVIRTIIICTFFRLNGKRVFVLDKARKERKRLTAIKGKRLYPLRPVIVRYADVFRAAGLNYTETFTSLYEESPAELSGMASVAGIKKGKWIGVAPFAKHRGKIYPVDEMEQVVACLSKCEDYTVFLFGGRGYEEAILEQWEFQYPRVKSVVGKYALDNELALISQLDVLLCMDSANMHFASLVGTRVISIWGATHPYAGFYGYHQDSGDVIQENLPCRPCSVFGQKPCLRGDWACMTLITPERIVEKVKASIK, from the coding sequence ATGGCAAAGGTATTAGTAATACGACTCTCGGCTATAGGCGATGTCGCTATGACAGTGCCTGTCATTTATTCTGCCGCCAAAGCTAATCCGGAAGATTCCTTTACTGTTTTGACTCAAGCTTTTTTGATGCCCCTGTTTATGAATCGTCCACCTAATGTGGAGGTTATCGGTATTAATACAAAGGGGGCTGAAAAAGGGCTTATCGGGTTGTTGAAATTTATCTCGGCATTGTTGAAATTCGATTTTGATGTTATCTTGGATTTGCATAATGTGATCCGTACGATAATAATCTGTACTTTTTTCAGATTGAATGGTAAGCGTGTGTTTGTGTTGGATAAAGCGCGGAAAGAACGTAAAAGATTGACTGCAATTAAAGGCAAACGACTTTATCCTCTTCGTCCGGTTATAGTCCGTTATGCCGATGTGTTTCGGGCTGCTGGGTTGAACTATACAGAAACGTTTACATCTCTTTATGAAGAATCTCCTGCCGAATTGTCTGGAATGGCCTCCGTTGCTGGAATTAAAAAAGGCAAATGGATCGGTGTTGCTCCATTTGCCAAACACCGAGGTAAAATTTATCCAGTGGACGAAATGGAACAAGTCGTTGCCTGTTTGTCGAAATGTGAAGATTATACTGTTTTTTTGTTCGGAGGGCGAGGATATGAGGAGGCAATCCTTGAACAATGGGAGTTTCAATATCCACGTGTTAAAAGTGTTGTAGGTAAATATGCCTTGGATAATGAGTTGGCGTTAATCAGCCAATTGGATGTGCTATTGTGTATGGATTCTGCAAATATGCATTTTGCCTCTTTGGTAGGTACACGAGTGATTTCGATTTGGGGAGCGACGCATCCTTATGCCGGTTTTTATGGTTATCATCAAGATTCCGGTGATGTTATTCAGGAAAATTTACCTTGTCGGCCTTGTTCTGTATTTGGGCAGAAACCATGTTTGCGCGGTGATTGGGCGTGTATGACACTGATAACACCGGAGAGGATTGTTGAAAAGGTAAAGGCATCAATAAAATAG
- a CDS encoding lipopolysaccharide kinase InaA family protein produces MKVVINPKYNFLTDFIYHLPGCFFKDGETIYQGRNILKKYDIQGYRLIVKRFKRPNIINQIVYSFFRRSKARRSFDYSLEVQKRGFGVADPIAYIEIKHGGLLTDSYYISLYMERMEELREYMAVYRAEDRELRLAFARFTAQLHKAEILHVDYSPGNILVKKQAGSYVFALVDVNRMKFKSISVVDACKNLARLATSRKVLDEVACEYASQRGWDSLEIMRLMGEYSDRFFKNYAFRLGNKAWRRNGGSCFALPSFFYKAYDLLSCCKLLPETTRNVYHHKRIWVYDDYLRPFDFRKVFPESLQD; encoded by the coding sequence ATGAAGGTCGTAATTAATCCTAAATACAATTTTCTCACTGATTTTATTTATCATCTTCCTGGATGTTTTTTCAAGGACGGTGAGACTATATACCAAGGACGTAATATCCTTAAAAAGTACGATATACAAGGATATCGTTTGATAGTCAAGAGGTTTAAACGTCCTAATATAATAAACCAGATTGTATATTCTTTTTTTCGTAGATCGAAAGCACGACGCTCTTTTGACTATTCGCTTGAAGTTCAGAAGCGTGGATTTGGAGTTGCAGATCCTATTGCATATATTGAGATAAAGCACGGAGGTTTACTTACCGATAGTTATTATATATCCTTATATATGGAAAGGATGGAAGAACTTCGCGAGTATATGGCTGTGTATAGAGCAGAAGATCGAGAGCTCAGACTGGCTTTTGCACGTTTTACGGCACAATTGCATAAGGCGGAAATATTGCATGTCGATTATTCCCCTGGCAATATCCTGGTAAAGAAACAGGCTGGTTCGTATGTGTTTGCGTTAGTGGATGTCAATCGGATGAAATTTAAAAGTATTTCAGTTGTTGATGCTTGTAAGAATTTAGCTCGTTTGGCAACATCCCGTAAAGTTTTGGATGAAGTGGCGTGTGAATATGCCTCTCAGCGGGGATGGGATAGTTTGGAAATAATGCGCTTGATGGGAGAATATAGTGATCGTTTTTTCAAGAATTACGCATTTCGTCTTGGCAATAAAGCGTGGCGAAGAAATGGGGGAAGTTGTTTTGCCCTTCCTTCTTTTTTCTATAAAGCATATGATCTGTTAAGTTGTTGTAAATTACTTCCAGAAACGACACGCAATGTTTACCATCATAAACGGATTTGGGTTTATGATGATTATTTGCGTCCGTTTGATTTTCGGAAAGTGTTTCCTGAAAGTCTTCAAGACTGA
- a CDS encoding glycosyltransferase family protein yields the protein MSIFKTLTCNIGSYYYFLREIISPSLIRDAKEIPIIINNFNRLTTLRLLTETLTACGYTNIYILDNASTYPPLLEYYKTCPFTVFHLNQNLGFKALWESPLKKRFCNDYYIYTDSDVIPSDYCPKDFIDYFFKELKKHPFARKIGFSLRIDNIPDSYIHKEEVINLEKQYYLKPAEGGLYRAPIDTTFALYRPRVGLSRSRSVEAYRTAYPYQAEHLPWYNDSSNLSEEEQYYISHCTHITEWSSKSKLDTKTQS from the coding sequence ATGAGTATATTCAAAACATTAACATGCAATATCGGCTCTTACTATTATTTCCTTCGAGAAATAATAAGTCCATCTCTAATTAGAGATGCCAAAGAGATTCCTATTATCATCAATAATTTTAATCGTCTCACAACCTTACGGCTGTTAACAGAAACATTGACTGCCTGTGGATATACCAATATTTACATTCTGGATAATGCATCGACTTATCCACCTTTGCTGGAATATTACAAAACCTGCCCATTTACAGTATTCCATCTCAATCAAAACTTAGGCTTTAAAGCACTTTGGGAATCGCCTTTAAAAAAAAGATTCTGCAATGACTATTATATCTATACAGATTCGGATGTAATCCCTTCCGATTATTGCCCTAAAGACTTCATCGACTATTTTTTTAAAGAATTAAAAAAACATCCATTCGCCCGCAAGATCGGTTTTTCCCTACGAATAGATAATATCCCCGATTCCTATATACACAAAGAAGAAGTTATCAATTTAGAAAAACAATATTATCTCAAACCTGCCGAAGGAGGTCTGTACAGAGCACCAATAGATACAACCTTCGCCCTTTATCGCCCTCGTGTCGGATTGAGCAGAAGCCGTTCAGTCGAAGCTTACCGAACAGCATATCCCTACCAAGCAGAACATTTGCCTTGGTATAACGACTCTTCGAATCTGTCCGAAGAAGAACAATACTACATTAGCCATTGTACACATATCACGGAATGGAGTTCTAAATCAAAATTAGATACTAAAACTCAGTCTTGA